From the Bombus vancouverensis nearcticus chromosome 3, iyBomVanc1_principal, whole genome shotgun sequence genome, one window contains:
- the Cdk12 gene encoding cyclin-dependent kinase 12 isoform X6: MYVDVLGDMPSSRDIERAERNGRFRARRRDSTSSDINRHSFETSDKKHRRHGKNKSSGKKKKKRSRDKSVENVPTVASSIVKPLVEYSDVSSEDLSEPEAGEIQSEDSRGNSYTDGEVPETVLQRRYYGGSPVRALGASPISLSPSPPVQHRHVNRHYSPNEQQPSAMHGGTPEYEEESRRYARRKEKKHKREKKKKRSLSPSSSTGKKKKRKSKRHSHSLSPHHIADEIIISPEHEKPIGNWSESPPLPLKDSTSPISPATPQEQRSLSDVELEITRQPRNVTPPSLPPRPTESPHTPLLPPRTTTPENSKASLSTMKHTPERQKHSPSIHTRRSSISPGPTISSSRRRPHSPSPPSRRRDHSPTRRRDFSPSPMVHRLRHSPSPSTRRREFSPSPVSHRRRDPVNSPPSSKRRRREESERRHRHHEKDRRDKRKSRSTRSPTGNRLHLPLSRSRSRSPGRWRKLQSRSRSRSRRRSRTPKKSRSPSKSHKSTRKHKSKSPRPSRIPSPSPHRSRARSPSSITARNLRVQAKISETSLFAELVKDRNMRELAYKKLQAAKEKAVIQDEVQIIEGTDEKDSSSVSSENKASTDNKDKYVNHKDQLKITNESMKPVDLVDIPVPISDDNGIAGKTPPLPITQTVNAPNVIPATNQHMFVYTSPTTTTSVCPVTVTNSPSFPAVTNLQAPPLPQSESANTTGLVSMSVPIPVPVPVLPNLSVPPPPIPIPVPAPNTAMSKFNPPNNLVPLKSVDPPKPPIVAFKTKSLSRLPLPPGINQNDLESIDSPPSRSPSPPSKAQMKFPASTTKPPQKKSIKDLPMPPVVPGSEDLSGEDDPNATPPRTKVERVPPKPKLKRPKILKRRSSRNCHMPMSASSGKDWGERSVDVFEVIAQIGEGTYGQVYKAQDKRAGVLVALKKVRLENEKEGFPITAVREIKILRQLNHKNIVNLREIVTDKQDALDFRKDKGSFYLVFEYMDHDLMGLLESGMVDFNEMNNASIMKQLLDGLNYCHSKNFLHRDIKCSNILMNNKGEVKLADFGLARLYNAEDRQRPYTNKVITLWYRPPELLLGEERYGPAIDVWSCGCILGELFSKKPLFQANVEMMQLEMISRVCGTPTPAVWPSVIKLPLWHTLKPKKSHRRRLREDFSFMPAPALDLLDKMLELDPEKRITAADALKSAWLKNVQPEQMPAPQLPTWQDCHELWSKKRRRQQREQQESSAGKMPLLPLPNKGGPHKAMEDLSDVGGSSKRLKMEAGYNSHPNRLDTESFYGGDNLFNQSRPYMVSSPSYYYTSPPPVTPRPKGDVNRPYMISSPSYFYVSPPSIMPRPKGDTTSHMPELYTEDNLVRKLSALTNVLNQGKPIRVEDLMSLRSDNESDPKVVQLLGELHAELRLAANSRSSGLIESHLPVLNPLPLDTNAAQSGNFDAHAVYAGDDAMSSGRWSQVATAGVRSALLALMSRYGLETCNPSPVITRPPD, translated from the exons ATGTATGTGGATGTAT TAGGTGACATGCCTAGCAGTCGTGATATTGAAAGAGCTGAACGTAATGGAAGATTTCGAGCACGCAGAAGAGATAGTACCAGCAGTGATATAAATCGACATAGTTTTGAAACATCTGATAAGAAGCATAGGAGGCATGGGAAAAATAAAAGTTctgggaaaaagaaaaagaagagatcaagAGATAAGTCCGTAGAGAATGTTCCAACTGTAGCTTCTTCCATTGTTAAACCTTTGGTTGAATATTCAGATGTGAGTAGCGAAGACTTGTCTGAACCAGAAGCTGGGGAAATTCAGTCAGAAGATAGTAGAGGTAATAGCTATACAGATGGAGAAGTACCTGAAACAGTTTTACAAAGACGTTATTATGGAGGGAGTCCAGTACGTGCACTTGGTGCATCTCCTATTAGTCTTTCGCCATCTCCACCAGTTCAGCATAGACATGTTAATAGACATTATTCGCCAAATGAACAACAACCATCTGCAATGCATGGTGGAACACCTGAATATGAAGAAGAGTCTAGACGATAtgcaagaagaaaagagaaaaaacacaaacgagaaaagaagaagaagagaagtcTTAGTCCTTCATCCAGTActgggaaaaagaaaaaacgaaagtCTAAAAGGCATTCTCATAGTCTGAGTCCACATCACATAGCAGATGAAATTATCATAAGCCCCGAGCATGAAAAACCAATTGGAAATTGGTCAGAATCACCGCCTTTACCATTAAAAGATAGTACCTCGCCGATATCACCTGCTACACCACAAGAACAAAGGAGTTTAAGTGATGTAGAACTTGAAATAACAAGGCAACCTCGAAATGTAACTCCTCCATCACTTCCTCCAAGACCAACAGAATCACCCCATACCCCTTTATTACCTCCGAGAACGACGACGCCAGAGAATAGCAAAGCAAGTTTATCAACAATGAAACATACTCCTGAAAGACAAAAGCATAGTCCTAGTATCCATACGCGACGTAGTAGCATTAGTCCAGGGCCCACTATTAGCTCGAGTCGTAGGAGACCTCATAGTCCATCGCCACCATCAAGACGAAGGGACCATAGCCCAACGAGAAGAAGAGATTTTAGTCCAAGTCCAATGGTGCATAGACTTAGGCACAGTCCTAGTCCTTCAACAAGGCGAAGAGAATTTAGCCCAAGTCCTGTAAGTCACCGACGTAGAGATCCTGTTAATTCTCCACCTTCGAGTAAACGTAGACGGCGTGAAGAATCTGAAAGACGACATAGACATCATGAAAAAGACAGAAGAGATAAAAGGAAGTCGAGATCAACTAGAAGTCCTACTGGAAACAG gtTACATTTACCTCTTTCTCGTTCACGATCACGAAGTCCTGGACGATGGCGAAAGTTACAATCACGATCTAGATCGCGTTCACGGAGAAGAAGCCGTACTCCAAAAAAATCTCGTTCTCCTAGCAAGTCACATAAATCGACAAGAAAACACAAATCAAAAAGTCCACGTCCTTCGAGGATACCTTCTCCCTCTCCTCATAGATCCAGAGCAAGAAGCCCCTCAAGTATCACAGCAAGAAATCTCCGAGTACAAGCAAAGATTAGCGAAACTAGTTTATTTGCTGAACTCGTGAAAGATAGAAACATGAGGGAATTAGCATACAAAAAGTTACAAGCAGCTAAGGAGAAGGCTGTTATTCAAGATGAAGTTCAAATTATAGAAGGCACTGATGAAAAAGATAGTAGTAGTGTATCTTCTGAGAACAAAGCATCCACAGACAATAAGGATAAGTACGTGAATCATAAAGACCAATTGAAGATAACAAATGAAAGTATGAAGCCTGTTGACCTTGTGGATATTCCTGTTCCAATATCGGATGACAATGGAATAGCGGGAAAAACGCCACCATTGCCAATTACACAAACTGTTAATGCACCAAATGTAATACCTGCAACTAATCAGCATATGTTTGTATATACTTCACCTACAACTACCACTAGTGTCTGTCCAGTGACTGTTACAAATAGTCCAAGTTTCCCAGCTGTTACAAATCTGCAAGCGCCACCATTGCCACAATCTGAGTCTGCAAATACAACAGGTTTAGTGTCTATGTCAGTGCCTATTCCTGTACCAGTACCTGTTCTCCCTAATTTATCTGTTCCACCGCCACCTATACCTATACCAGTTCCAGCACCAAATACAGCTATGTCTAAATTTAATCCTCCTAACAATCTAGTTCCTCTTAAGTCGGTAGATCCTCCTAAGCCTCCTATTGTAGCATTCAAAACTAAAAGTTTATCACGGTTACCATTACCACCTGGAATTAATCAAAATGATTTGGAGAGTATAGACTCACCACCGAGTCGATCTCCAAGTCCGCCTAGTAAGGCACAAATGAAATTCCCAGCTTCAACTACAAAACCACCGCAAAAAAAGAGTATTAAAGACTTACCTATGCCACCAG TTGTTCCTGGATCAGAAGATTTAAGTGGAGAAGATGATCCAAATGCAACGCCTCCTCGTACAAAAGTTGAACGTGTACCACCAAAACCGAAATTAAAAAGACCAAAAATTTTGAAACGTAGAAGTTCTAGAAATTGTCATATGCCTATGTCGGCTTCGAGTGGTAAAGATTGGGGAGAACGCTCTGTTGACGTATTTGAAGTCATAGCTCAAATAGGAGAGGGTACTTATGGACAAGTTTATAAAGCTCAAGACAAACGAGCTGGTGTACTTGTTGCATTGAAAAAAGTTCGtctggaaaatgaaaaagaaggattTCCCATTACAGCAGTACGAGAAATTAAAATCTTACGACAACTCAATCACAAAAATATTGTGAATTTGAGGGAAATAGTTACGGACAAACAAGACGCGTTAGATTTTAGAaag gACAAGGGTTCATTCTATCTCGTATTTGAATACATGGATCATGACTTGATGGGTCTTTTGGAGTCTGGAATGGTTGATTTCAATGAAATGAATAATGCAAGCATCATGAAGCAGTTATTAGATGGATTAAATTACTGCCACAGTAAAAACTTTTTACATAGAGATATCAAGTGTTCTAATATACTGATgaataacaa AGGGGAAGTTAAATTAGCTGACTTTGGACTTGCAAGACTTTATAATGCTGAAGATAGGCAGCGTCCCTATACGAATAAAGTGATAACTTTGTGGTATAGGCCACCTGAATTATTACTGGGCGAAGAACGTTATGGCCCTGCAATAGATGTATGGAGTTGTGGCTGTATTTTAGGAGAATTATTTTCTAAGAAACCGCTATTTCAA GCAAATGTAGAAATGATGCAGTTGGAGATGATTTCCAGAGTCTGTGGTACACCGACTCCTGCCGTTTGGCCTTCTGTGATAAAACTGCCATTATGGCATACATTGAAACCAAAAAAATCACATAGAAGACGTTTACGAGAAGATTTTTCATTCATGCCAGCACCAGCACTGGATCTTTTAGATAAAATGCTGGAATTAGATCCAGAAAAACGAATAACGGCTGCTGATGCACTTAAAAGTGCATGGCTGAAAAATGTTCAACCTGAGCA GATGCCAGCACCTCAGCTTCCTACTTGGCAAGACTGTCATGAGCTGTGGAGTAAAAAACGAAGACGTCAGCAGCGTGAGCAACAAGAAAGCTCTGCTGGAAAGATGCCTCTTCTCCCTCTTCCAAATAAAGGAGGTCCCCATAAGGCTATGGAAGATCTGTCTGATGTCGGGGG GTCTTCCAAACGTTTAAAAATGGAAGCAGGTTACAATTCTCATCCAAATCGTCTTGATACGGAATCTTTCTATGGGGGAGATAATTTGTTCAACCAAAGCAGACCTTACATGGTCTCATCGCCATCATATTATTACACAAGTCCTCCACCTGTTACACCACGGCCCAAGGGAGATGTTAACAGACCTTATATGATCTCATCACCATCATATTTTTATGTTAGTCCACCATCAATTATGCCACGGCCCAAAGGAGATACTACCTCTCATATGCCAGAATTATACACAGAAGATAATCTTGTTCGAAAATTAAGTGCTCTCACAAATGTATTAAATCAGGGAAAACCAATTCGTGTTGAAGATCTCATGTCACTTCGATCAGATAATGAG AGTGACCCAAAAGTAGTACAATTACTAGGAGAATTGCATGCTGAACTACGACTTGCTGCAAATTCAAGATCAAGTGGACTAATAGAATCTCACCTTCCTGTACTAAATCCACTACCTTTAG aTACAAATGCAGCACAGTCAGGAAATTTTGATGCACATGCAGTTTATGCTGGTGATGATGCAATGAGTTCTGGAAGGTGGTCGCAGGTGGCTACAGCTGGTGTTCGCAGTGCATTATTAGCGCTAATGTCGCGCTATGGTTTGGAAACTTGCAATCCTTCCCCTGTTATCACCCGACCCCCAG ATTGA
- the Cdk12 gene encoding cyclin-dependent kinase 12 isoform X1, with amino-acid sequence MYVDVLGDMPSSRDIERAERNGRFRARRRDSTSSDINRHSFETSDKKHRRHGKNKSSGKKKKKRSRDKSVENVPTVASSIVKPLVEYSDVSSEDLSEPEAGEIQSEDSRGNSYTDGEVPETVLQRRYYGGSPVRALGASPISLSPSPPVQHRHVNRHYSPNEQQPSAMHGGTPEYEEESRRYARRKEKKHKREKKKKRSLSPSSSTGKKKKRKSKRHSHSLSPHHIADEIIISPEHEKPIGNWSESPPLPLKDSTSPISPATPQEQRSLSDVELEITRQPRNVTPPSLPPRPTESPHTPLLPPRTTTPENSKASLSTMKHTPERQKHSPSIHTRRSSISPGPTISSSRRRPHSPSPPSRRRDHSPTRRRDFSPSPMVHRLRHSPSPSTRRREFSPSPVSHRRRDPVNSPPSSKRRRREESERRHRHHEKDRRDKRKSRSTRSPTGNRLHLPLSRSRSRSPGRWRKLQSRSRSRSRRRSRTPKKSRSPSKSHKSTRKHKSKSPRPSRIPSPSPHRSRARSPSSITARNLRVQAKISETSLFAELVKDRNMRELAYKKLQAAKEKAVIQDEVQIIEGTDEKDSSSVSSENKASTDNKDKYVNHKDQLKITNESMKPVDLVDIPVPISDDNGIAGKTPPLPITQTVNAPNVIPATNQHMFVYTSPTTTTSVCPVTVTNSPSFPAVTNLQAPPLPQSESANTTGLVSMSVPIPVPVPVLPNLSVPPPPIPIPVPAPNTAMSKFNPPNNLVPLKSVDPPKPPIVAFKTKSLSRLPLPPGINQNDLESIDSPPSRSPSPPSKAQMKFPASTTKPPQKKSIKDLPMPPVVPGSEDLSGEDDPNATPPRTKVERVPPKPKLKRPKILKRRSSRNCHMPMSASSGKDWGERSVDVFEVIAQIGEGTYGQVYKAQDKRAGVLVALKKVRLENEKEGFPITAVREIKILRQLNHKNIVNLREIVTDKQDALDFRKDKGSFYLVFEYMDHDLMGLLESGMVDFNEMNNASIMKQLLDGLNYCHSKNFLHRDIKCSNILMNNKGEVKLADFGLARLYNAEDRQRPYTNKVITLWYRPPELLLGEERYGPAIDVWSCGCILGELFSKKPLFQANVEMMQLEMISRVCGTPTPAVWPSVIKLPLWHTLKPKKSHRRRLREDFSFMPAPALDLLDKMLELDPEKRITAADALKSAWLKNVQPEQMPAPQLPTWQDCHELWSKKRRRQQREQQESSAGKMPLLPLPNKGGPHKAMEDLSDVGGSSKRLKMEAGYNSHPNRLDTESFYGGDNLFNQSRPYMVSSPSYYYTSPPPVTPRPKGDVNRPYMISSPSYFYVSPPSIMPRPKGDTTSHMPELYTEDNLVRKLSALTNVLNQGKPIRVEDLMSLRSDNESDPKVVQLLGELHAELRLAANSRSSGLIESHLPVLNPLPLDTNAAQSGNFDAHAVYAGDDAMSSGRWSQVATAGVRSALLALMSRYGLETCNPSPVITRPPGKPTSNLTQNLSLPSTSSQSAFSS; translated from the exons ATGTATGTGGATGTAT TAGGTGACATGCCTAGCAGTCGTGATATTGAAAGAGCTGAACGTAATGGAAGATTTCGAGCACGCAGAAGAGATAGTACCAGCAGTGATATAAATCGACATAGTTTTGAAACATCTGATAAGAAGCATAGGAGGCATGGGAAAAATAAAAGTTctgggaaaaagaaaaagaagagatcaagAGATAAGTCCGTAGAGAATGTTCCAACTGTAGCTTCTTCCATTGTTAAACCTTTGGTTGAATATTCAGATGTGAGTAGCGAAGACTTGTCTGAACCAGAAGCTGGGGAAATTCAGTCAGAAGATAGTAGAGGTAATAGCTATACAGATGGAGAAGTACCTGAAACAGTTTTACAAAGACGTTATTATGGAGGGAGTCCAGTACGTGCACTTGGTGCATCTCCTATTAGTCTTTCGCCATCTCCACCAGTTCAGCATAGACATGTTAATAGACATTATTCGCCAAATGAACAACAACCATCTGCAATGCATGGTGGAACACCTGAATATGAAGAAGAGTCTAGACGATAtgcaagaagaaaagagaaaaaacacaaacgagaaaagaagaagaagagaagtcTTAGTCCTTCATCCAGTActgggaaaaagaaaaaacgaaagtCTAAAAGGCATTCTCATAGTCTGAGTCCACATCACATAGCAGATGAAATTATCATAAGCCCCGAGCATGAAAAACCAATTGGAAATTGGTCAGAATCACCGCCTTTACCATTAAAAGATAGTACCTCGCCGATATCACCTGCTACACCACAAGAACAAAGGAGTTTAAGTGATGTAGAACTTGAAATAACAAGGCAACCTCGAAATGTAACTCCTCCATCACTTCCTCCAAGACCAACAGAATCACCCCATACCCCTTTATTACCTCCGAGAACGACGACGCCAGAGAATAGCAAAGCAAGTTTATCAACAATGAAACATACTCCTGAAAGACAAAAGCATAGTCCTAGTATCCATACGCGACGTAGTAGCATTAGTCCAGGGCCCACTATTAGCTCGAGTCGTAGGAGACCTCATAGTCCATCGCCACCATCAAGACGAAGGGACCATAGCCCAACGAGAAGAAGAGATTTTAGTCCAAGTCCAATGGTGCATAGACTTAGGCACAGTCCTAGTCCTTCAACAAGGCGAAGAGAATTTAGCCCAAGTCCTGTAAGTCACCGACGTAGAGATCCTGTTAATTCTCCACCTTCGAGTAAACGTAGACGGCGTGAAGAATCTGAAAGACGACATAGACATCATGAAAAAGACAGAAGAGATAAAAGGAAGTCGAGATCAACTAGAAGTCCTACTGGAAACAG gtTACATTTACCTCTTTCTCGTTCACGATCACGAAGTCCTGGACGATGGCGAAAGTTACAATCACGATCTAGATCGCGTTCACGGAGAAGAAGCCGTACTCCAAAAAAATCTCGTTCTCCTAGCAAGTCACATAAATCGACAAGAAAACACAAATCAAAAAGTCCACGTCCTTCGAGGATACCTTCTCCCTCTCCTCATAGATCCAGAGCAAGAAGCCCCTCAAGTATCACAGCAAGAAATCTCCGAGTACAAGCAAAGATTAGCGAAACTAGTTTATTTGCTGAACTCGTGAAAGATAGAAACATGAGGGAATTAGCATACAAAAAGTTACAAGCAGCTAAGGAGAAGGCTGTTATTCAAGATGAAGTTCAAATTATAGAAGGCACTGATGAAAAAGATAGTAGTAGTGTATCTTCTGAGAACAAAGCATCCACAGACAATAAGGATAAGTACGTGAATCATAAAGACCAATTGAAGATAACAAATGAAAGTATGAAGCCTGTTGACCTTGTGGATATTCCTGTTCCAATATCGGATGACAATGGAATAGCGGGAAAAACGCCACCATTGCCAATTACACAAACTGTTAATGCACCAAATGTAATACCTGCAACTAATCAGCATATGTTTGTATATACTTCACCTACAACTACCACTAGTGTCTGTCCAGTGACTGTTACAAATAGTCCAAGTTTCCCAGCTGTTACAAATCTGCAAGCGCCACCATTGCCACAATCTGAGTCTGCAAATACAACAGGTTTAGTGTCTATGTCAGTGCCTATTCCTGTACCAGTACCTGTTCTCCCTAATTTATCTGTTCCACCGCCACCTATACCTATACCAGTTCCAGCACCAAATACAGCTATGTCTAAATTTAATCCTCCTAACAATCTAGTTCCTCTTAAGTCGGTAGATCCTCCTAAGCCTCCTATTGTAGCATTCAAAACTAAAAGTTTATCACGGTTACCATTACCACCTGGAATTAATCAAAATGATTTGGAGAGTATAGACTCACCACCGAGTCGATCTCCAAGTCCGCCTAGTAAGGCACAAATGAAATTCCCAGCTTCAACTACAAAACCACCGCAAAAAAAGAGTATTAAAGACTTACCTATGCCACCAG TTGTTCCTGGATCAGAAGATTTAAGTGGAGAAGATGATCCAAATGCAACGCCTCCTCGTACAAAAGTTGAACGTGTACCACCAAAACCGAAATTAAAAAGACCAAAAATTTTGAAACGTAGAAGTTCTAGAAATTGTCATATGCCTATGTCGGCTTCGAGTGGTAAAGATTGGGGAGAACGCTCTGTTGACGTATTTGAAGTCATAGCTCAAATAGGAGAGGGTACTTATGGACAAGTTTATAAAGCTCAAGACAAACGAGCTGGTGTACTTGTTGCATTGAAAAAAGTTCGtctggaaaatgaaaaagaaggattTCCCATTACAGCAGTACGAGAAATTAAAATCTTACGACAACTCAATCACAAAAATATTGTGAATTTGAGGGAAATAGTTACGGACAAACAAGACGCGTTAGATTTTAGAaag gACAAGGGTTCATTCTATCTCGTATTTGAATACATGGATCATGACTTGATGGGTCTTTTGGAGTCTGGAATGGTTGATTTCAATGAAATGAATAATGCAAGCATCATGAAGCAGTTATTAGATGGATTAAATTACTGCCACAGTAAAAACTTTTTACATAGAGATATCAAGTGTTCTAATATACTGATgaataacaa AGGGGAAGTTAAATTAGCTGACTTTGGACTTGCAAGACTTTATAATGCTGAAGATAGGCAGCGTCCCTATACGAATAAAGTGATAACTTTGTGGTATAGGCCACCTGAATTATTACTGGGCGAAGAACGTTATGGCCCTGCAATAGATGTATGGAGTTGTGGCTGTATTTTAGGAGAATTATTTTCTAAGAAACCGCTATTTCAA GCAAATGTAGAAATGATGCAGTTGGAGATGATTTCCAGAGTCTGTGGTACACCGACTCCTGCCGTTTGGCCTTCTGTGATAAAACTGCCATTATGGCATACATTGAAACCAAAAAAATCACATAGAAGACGTTTACGAGAAGATTTTTCATTCATGCCAGCACCAGCACTGGATCTTTTAGATAAAATGCTGGAATTAGATCCAGAAAAACGAATAACGGCTGCTGATGCACTTAAAAGTGCATGGCTGAAAAATGTTCAACCTGAGCA GATGCCAGCACCTCAGCTTCCTACTTGGCAAGACTGTCATGAGCTGTGGAGTAAAAAACGAAGACGTCAGCAGCGTGAGCAACAAGAAAGCTCTGCTGGAAAGATGCCTCTTCTCCCTCTTCCAAATAAAGGAGGTCCCCATAAGGCTATGGAAGATCTGTCTGATGTCGGGGG GTCTTCCAAACGTTTAAAAATGGAAGCAGGTTACAATTCTCATCCAAATCGTCTTGATACGGAATCTTTCTATGGGGGAGATAATTTGTTCAACCAAAGCAGACCTTACATGGTCTCATCGCCATCATATTATTACACAAGTCCTCCACCTGTTACACCACGGCCCAAGGGAGATGTTAACAGACCTTATATGATCTCATCACCATCATATTTTTATGTTAGTCCACCATCAATTATGCCACGGCCCAAAGGAGATACTACCTCTCATATGCCAGAATTATACACAGAAGATAATCTTGTTCGAAAATTAAGTGCTCTCACAAATGTATTAAATCAGGGAAAACCAATTCGTGTTGAAGATCTCATGTCACTTCGATCAGATAATGAG AGTGACCCAAAAGTAGTACAATTACTAGGAGAATTGCATGCTGAACTACGACTTGCTGCAAATTCAAGATCAAGTGGACTAATAGAATCTCACCTTCCTGTACTAAATCCACTACCTTTAG aTACAAATGCAGCACAGTCAGGAAATTTTGATGCACATGCAGTTTATGCTGGTGATGATGCAATGAGTTCTGGAAGGTGGTCGCAGGTGGCTACAGCTGGTGTTCGCAGTGCATTATTAGCGCTAATGTCGCGCTATGGTTTGGAAACTTGCAATCCTTCCCCTGTTATCACCCGACCCCCAGGTAAACCAACATCCAACCTAACACAAAACCTTTCCCTACCCTCGACTTCCTCTCAGTCAGCATTCAGCTCATAA